A genomic segment from Malus domestica chromosome 05, GDT2T_hap1 encodes:
- the LOC103440786 gene encoding uncharacterized protein: MDVEVDHYKVLGLPSGEEGAKLTQNDIKKAYRAMALVLHPDKRPDDPDAPANFQSLMSSYEILKDVKARKLFDDLLRVKRDQQRRHLERDAKRQRMVSDLEARERSAFAPDAAARDRAEEEGIARKLKEEIERIRKKHAEKGAATAFAPNRETGGVGKENVGGAKMGLDEEKMLKVSWENVGEGYTAERLRGLFSEFGAVEDVVIRGKKKRGSALVVMATKDAAATATGTLLGDLSNPLLVIPLKPVSVTDAPPVQRPEEPDRLNNLVGAGYQSFEDSVLEKLKKAGQKKK, from the exons ATGGATGTCGAGGTTGATCACTATAAGGTTCTCGGTTTACCTTCTGGCGAGGAAGGCGCCAAGCTTACACAGAATGATATAAAAAAGGCATATAGAGCCATGGCTTTGGTGTTGCACCCCGACAAGAGGCCCGATGATCCCGATGCCCCGGCCAACTTCCAGAGTCTCATGTCATCCTATGAGATACTCAAGGATGTGAAGGCCAGGAAATTGTTTGATGATTTACTCAGAGTTAAGAGAGACCAGCAGCGCCGCCATTTGGAACGCGATGCCAAGCGACAAAGGATGGTCTCTGATCTTGAAGCAAGAGAACGATCTGCCTTTGCTCCGGATGCGGCTGCCAGAGATAGAGCAGAAGAGGAGGGAATCGCTAGGAAGCTTaaagaagagattgagagaATACGCAAAAAGCATGCGGAGAAAGGGGCGGCAACTGCTTTTGCTCCTAACAGAGAGACTGGTGGAGTTGGCAAGGAAAATGTGGGTGGTGCAAAGATGGGGTTGGATGAGGAGAAGATGCTTAAAGTTTCATGGGAAAATGTTGGTGAAGGTTATACGGCCGAGAGGTTGAGAGGTTTGTTCTCGGAGTTCGGCGCGGTTGAAGATGTTGTCATCAGGGGCAAGAAGAAGAGAGGTTCGGCTCTTGTTGTGATGGCGACTAAAGATGCAGCT GCTACTGCAACAGGAACTCTGTTAGGTGATCTTTCTAATCCATTGCTGGTTATACCTCTTAAACCAGTTTCAGTGACTGATGCTCCCCCGGTTCAGAGGCCTGAGGAACCAGATCGACTTAATAACTTGGTTGGGGCTGGATATCAATCATTCGAAGATTCTGTTTTGGAGAAACTCAAAAAG GCTGGGCAGAAGAAAAAATAG